In Chaetodon trifascialis isolate fChaTrf1 chromosome 6, fChaTrf1.hap1, whole genome shotgun sequence, one DNA window encodes the following:
- the castor1 gene encoding cytosolic arginine sensor for mTORC1 subunit 1, with protein MDLHILDHRLRVTSISKNGLVNFTHPLIKLIFLRNRTRCKFFSLTETPENYTVVLDEEGFKELRPSEHLKVESSIWLPLNVVSNGNASSSSQAVGVTKIAKSVIAPLAQQHVSVFMLSTYQTDFILVREKDLSVVISTLEEEFNIYKEVGGESVPVHRLDVSNGLQKNGKEAMQPTVHPVLIPQNHFCVMSLDPDTLPSIATTLIDVLFYSNSPKEDTQSSPSQDLDCIKFFSFSLIDRYISLVMDSEAQRLFPADLLFTSSSGELWRMVRIGGQPLGFDECGIVAQISQPLADSDISAYYISTFSFDHALVPEEDIVSVTDMLQHQRKEPATS; from the exons ATGGACTTGCACATACTGGACCACAGGCTACGGGTCACCAGCATATCCAAGAACGGGCTGGTGAATTTCACACACCCCCTGATTAAACTGATATTTCTCCGGAATAGGACACG ATGTAAGTTTTTCAGTCTGACAGAGACACCAGAGAACTACACAGTCGTCCTCGACGAGGAAGGATTCAAAG AGCTCCGGCCCTCAGAGCATCTCAAGGTAGAGAGCTCCATCTGGCTGCCGCTCAACGTGGTCTCCAATGGCAACGCCTCCAGCAGCTCACAGGCTGTTGGAGTGACCAAGATCGCCAAGTCGGTCATCGCCCCTCTGGCCCAGCAGCATGTCTCCGTCTTCATGCTCTCCACTTATCAGACCGACTTCATCCTG gtgagagagaaagaccTCTCTGTAGTCATCAGCACTCTGGAGGAGGAGTTCAACATCTACAAGGAAGTGGGAGGAGAGTCTGTCCCCGTGCATCGTCTGGATGTTTCCAACGGCCTCCAGAAGAACGGCAAAGAAG CCATGCAGCCTACAGTTCACCCGGTGCTGATCCCCCAGAACCACTTCTGCGTCATGTCCCTGGACCCGGACACGCTGCCATCCATCGCCACCACGCTCATTGACGTCCTGTTTTACTCCAACAG TCCTAAAGAGGACACACAGTCGTCTCCCAGCCAGGACTTGGACTGTATCAaattcttctccttctccctgaTCGATCGCTATATCTCACTGGTGATGGACAGCGAGGCCCAGAGACT GTTTCCTGCTGATCTCCTCTTCACCAGCTCCTCTGGGGAGCTGTGGAGAATGGTTCGTATAGGAGGACAACCGCTGGGCTTTG ATGAGTGTGGTATAGTGGCCCAGATATCTCAGCCTCTGGCTGACAGCGACATCTCCGCCTATTACATAAGCACCTTCAGCTTCGACCATGCTCTG GTCCCTGAGGAGGACATCGTGAGTGTGACAGACATGCTCCAGCATCAGAGGAAAGAACCAGCCACGAGTTGA
- the nipsnap1 gene encoding protein NipSnap homolog 1: MATTSRVRSKGLIMYRYSVLGNLHHVTRRFSESSDKGWFRSLFVHKVDARKDAHSNLLSKKETSNLYKIQFHNVKPECLETYNSLEAEVQNKLHRDQDYPCEVVGSWNTWYGEQDQAVHLWRYRGGYPALTECLKKLNNNKEYLEFRKERAKMLISRRNQLLLEFSFWNEPLPRPGPNIYELRTYHLKPGTMIEWGNHWARAIEHRQENSEAVGGFFSQIGDLYVVHHLWAYESLQSREETRNAAWLKEGWDVNVYYTVPLIRNMESRIMIPTKTSPLQ; this comes from the exons ATGGCGACGACTAGTCGAGTGCGGTCTAAAGGACTTATAATGTACAGGTACTCTGTGCTCGGTAATCTACACCACGTGACCAG GAGGTTCTCAGAGAGCAGCGACAAAGGCTGGTTCCGTTCCTTATTTGTGCACAAAGTCGATGCCAGAAAAGATGCCCACTCCAACCTGCTGTCAAAGAAGGAGACCAGCAACCTGTATAAAATTCAAT TTCACAACGTCAAACCAGAGTGCCTGGAAACGTACAACAGTCTAGA GGCTGAGGTGCAGAACAAGCTCCATCGGGACCAGGACTACCCATGTGAGGTGGTCGGAAGCTGGAATACCTGGTACGGAGAACAGGACCAAGCTG TGCATCTGTGGCGATACAGAGGAGGCTACCCGGCCTTGACTGAGTGCCTGAAGAAGCTGAACAACAATAAG GAGTATTTAGAGTTTCGGAAAGAGAGGGCGAAAATGTTGATTTCAAGGCGAAATCAGCTCCTCCTGGAGTTCAGTTTCTGGAATGAGCCCTTGCCCAGACCAGGACCCAACATCTATGAATTGCGCACCTATCACCTCAAG ccagGAACTATGATTGAATGGGGAAATCACTG GGCGAGGGCAATTGAACACAGACAAGAAAACAGCGAAGCAGTGGGCGGGTTCTTCTCACAGATCGGCGACCTGTATGTTGTTCATCACTTGTGGG CTTATGAAAGCCTCCAGTCCCGTGAGGAAACCAGGAACGCTGCCTGGCTGAAGGAGGGATGGGATGTAAATGTGTATTATACAG TGCCTTTGATCAGAAACATGGAGTCAAGAATAATGATTCCCACCAAGACTTCACCTTTACAATAA